The following coding sequences are from one Epinephelus moara isolate mb chromosome 7, YSFRI_EMoa_1.0, whole genome shotgun sequence window:
- the tmem169b gene encoding transmembrane protein 169: MLLRTSPLVSIYNPSNTKKVKRVTGSGEIMAQVEESHTEGEGSPQMISLRSDISGNHVDDGEVGPSIRRKRRKKKDPRPESIIVYRSEMERAPGEDQCSEEGAERSTEEGAKFLSTPTGEGGGWSLPPDSRYVTLTGTITRGKKKGQVVDIHLTLTEKEIRDLAKSKERLDAECEAGEGSKRACGFGVCQGPHVVLWSLSCAPVIFLLSFITSFYYGTLTWYNVFLVYNEERTFWHKITICPFLIIFYPMLIMPMALSLALYSAVVQVSWAFSEWWQAVRDLEKGFCGWACGKLGLEDCSPYSIVELLDSDTVSGTLQSKAPSELAQTSSV, translated from the exons ATGCTGCTCAGGACTTCACCATTAGTCTCCATATATAACCCATCAAATACTAAAAAAGTCAAAAGAGTTACTGGATCAGGTGAGATCATGGCACAGGTCGAGGAGTCTCACACCGAGGGAGAGGGCAGTCCCCAGATGATCTCCTTGAGGTCAGACATATCAGGGAACCACGTGGACGATGGGGAAGTGGGGCCCTCCataaggaggaagaggaggaagaagaaagaccCGCGTCCGGAGTCCATCATTGTTTACCGCTCTGAGATGGAGAGGGCGCCCGGAGAGGACCAATGCAGTGAggagggagcagagaggagcaCAGAGGAGGGAGCTAAATTCCTTTCCACACCTACAGGCGAAG gaggaggatggagcCTTCCCCCAGACAGCCGCTACGTGACCCTGACAGGCACCATCACCCGAGGGAAGAAGAAGGGTCAGGTGGTGGACATTCACCTCACATTGACAGAGAAGGAAATCAGGGATCTGGCTAAGTCGAAGGAACGTCTCGACGCAGAGTGCGAGGCGGGGGAAGGCTCTAAACGCGCCTGCGGCTTCGGTGTGTGCCAGGGACCCCATGTTGTCTTATGGAGCCTCTCCTGCGCCCCCGtgattttcctcctctccttcatcaCGTCCTTCTACTACGGCACTCTCACCTGGTACAACGTCTTCCTGGTGTACAATGAGGAGCGGACGTTCTGGCACAAGATTACGATATGCCCCTTCCTCATCATCTTTTACCCCATGCTCATCATGCCCATGGCGCTGTCTCTGGCTCTGTACTCCGCCGTGGTGCAGGTGTCCTGGGCCTTCAGCGAGTGGTGGCAGGCTGTGAGGGACCTGGAGAAAGGCTTCTGCGGCTGGGCCTGTGGGAAACTGGGACTGGAGGACTGTTCCCCCTATAGCATAGTAGAGCTGCTTGACTCTGATACTGTTTCTGGCACTCTGCAGAGCAAGGCTCCCAGTGAACTCGCCCAGACGTCATCAGTGTGA
- the LOC126393499 gene encoding protein SIX6OS1, producing the protein MNDQFSLNKIDSALFQLALHSREVSQKKNEIDQRITVCRADIAKKISHNEAMQKNIRKLKDEIRMKQSAVNGGNVKSKKATHSLLLQYNQTLRAELDNRKITHNSDMEVYKERITTCWKKFQSQKEYFYQNPLAQKLLKLQAENEETKCSIKACDDQIKITEKELDNLTGPEVDSSSNEKLPDSVPDQQHIGAEKQLDPQTEEESSSSIDISSLNLNQTKVQCATVSSPPPEEESTKQWSCHPLDEQIQSDEMHTEVQEQEPGQEDQVLQSTASGVEGAMEERAAIDEGQAPSEEDEGLAAFPQSSPQETIPQPSPAEMTAVPSTPTFRFAFSPDSPPHKGPSDTKSPAFLFSLNSEPSTPGFSGFGFDFSSSQDEETSFAFSGSLFNAKKTTESKSSTSGPEFLFGQPEQGEDFQFTFSSKSPQATNKDNTRDEFPFSFNF; encoded by the exons ATGAACGACCAGTTTTCACTGAATAAAATCGACAGTGCCCTCTTTCAGCTTG CTCTTCATAGTCGGGAGGTTTCCCAAAAGAAGAATGAAATCGACCAACGAATTACAG TTTGCAGAGCTGACATTGCCAAGAAGATATCTCATAATGAAgcaatgcaaaaaaatataagGAAACTAAAGGATGAAATCAGGATGAAGCAGAGTGCAGTGAATGGGGGAAATGTTAAAAG CAAGAAGGCGACTCACAGCCTGCTTCTTCAGTATAACCAGACACTGAGAGCAGAACTGGACAACAGAAAAATCACTCACAACAGTGACAT GGAAGTCTACAAAGAGAGAATCACTACCTGCTGGAAGAAATTCCAGTCACAAAAGGAGTATTTTTACCAAAATCCCCTCGCTCAAAAGCTCCTCAAGCTGCAGGCTGAAAACGAGGAGACAAAGTGTAGTATCAAGGCTTGTGATGACCAAATAAAAATCACAGAGAAGGAGCTGGACAATCTCACCG GTCCAGAGGTTGATTCTTCCTCAAATGAGAAACTACCAGACAG TGTTCCAGACCAGCAGcacataggagcagagaaacaaTTAGAccctcagacagaggaggagagtaGTTCTTCCATTGATATTTCTTCACTTAATCTCAACCAGACCAAG GTGCAGTGCGCTACTGTCAGCAGCCCTCCCCCAGAAGAGGAAAGCACTAAGCAGTGGTCATGTCATCCATTGGATG AGCAAATACAGTCAGATGAGATGCACACTGAGGTGCAGGAACAGGAGCCTGGACAAGAGGACCAAGTATTG CAATCTACAGCATCAGGCGTGGAGGGGGCGATGGAAGAACGAGCAGCTATAGATGAAGGGCAGGCGCCGAGTGAAGAGGACGAGGGACTCGCTGCTTTTCCTCAGTCATCACCTCAAGAAACGATTCCTCAACCCTCCCCGGCAGAAATGACAGCCGTGCCTTCAACCCCGACATTCAGATTTGC CTTTAGCCCTGACAGCCCCCCACATAAAGGCCCCTCTGATACCAAATCTCCAGCTTTCCTGTTCTCTCTGAACTCCGAGCCCAGCACCCCGGGCTTCTCTGGCTTTGGATTTGACTTCAGCTCGTCACAGGATGAG GAGACGTCTTTCGCTTTTAGCGGCTCTCTTTTCAATGCGAAG AAAACCACAGAATCGAAGTCCTCAACAT CAGGTCCTGAGTTCCTGTTCGGCCAACCAGAGCAAGGTGAAGACTTCCAGTTTACCTTTAGCTCCAAGAGCCCTCAGGCCACTAACAAAGATAACACCAGGGATgagtttccattttcattcaacTTTTGA